From the genome of Bacteroides sp. MSB163, one region includes:
- a CDS encoding RagB/SusD family nutrient uptake outer membrane protein yields the protein MKKILNITLAAAFACAMTSCQDFLDTSSPSVVDRDFVFSNEESARGALYYGYETLRANRSVHNVGFFWHPVWGSDIEDSQDIYDEGSAGICEKWYYPGGTGNYNINSGEGTEVFTKLYETISVANSLISSFEALDNFQSIMTGEPNNLSDIYGQAVALRATCYWELCRWYGDVPHALNAGEQAKGLTSRYAIYDYHIRKLREVEPHMYRPGEGSTRADVMNRTYVQGLIGRLCMYNGGYATRRTDLGADFYVDGNGKVLTFDDWSVEKNGAIYGRRSDWKDLYAIAKEYLQAIYMNPGSVVLHTTDPRSTGKNGQEYNNPYQYMFQQMHAADNITLADESIYELPHEYNGGSSRPAYIGRPSSGGDGQAPCVACGQDRIQAHFYYGWFDNNDLRRDASVAVTGSTGGGQELMQSFDRSAWGKGCGPGTNKWDWNRMTAPDTKTYGNSGINFSYMRISDAYLMLAEVCAALGDEGSAKTYLAIVHNRAFPGNNDPNFEKYISDCGSVYNAVLKERALEFSGEGVRRFDIIRTGILPEVAVENRKVMSAIIEGIRQDGYYTFKNGNQIPAYIWTKMVDAKSKYGYRLTSQTPADKQDDPVLFPGWRGQHDDWGSLVPAYAGVTMTNVAIKGLFKYIEPGSAEALALEADGYVQTPWAIDMLKYEDSYAKKLFAGYTDADYAAKNPPIHLLPNTYQVLLNSGITNGYGFEQQ from the coding sequence ATGAAAAAGATATTGAATATAACTCTCGCGGCAGCTTTCGCATGTGCGATGACCAGCTGCCAGGACTTTCTCGACACTTCCTCTCCGAGTGTAGTAGACCGTGATTTTGTCTTCTCAAATGAAGAGTCTGCACGTGGTGCATTGTATTATGGTTATGAAACCCTCCGTGCAAACCGGAGTGTACATAATGTCGGATTCTTCTGGCATCCGGTTTGGGGATCGGACATTGAAGACTCTCAAGACATCTACGATGAAGGTAGCGCCGGAATCTGTGAAAAATGGTATTATCCGGGTGGTACGGGCAACTATAACATTAACTCCGGTGAAGGAACGGAAGTGTTTACCAAGCTTTACGAAACGATATCCGTGGCCAACTCCCTCATATCCAGCTTTGAGGCGCTTGATAATTTCCAGTCGATCATGACCGGAGAACCTAATAACCTTTCGGATATCTATGGGCAGGCTGTGGCTCTGCGTGCTACGTGCTACTGGGAGTTGTGTCGCTGGTATGGCGATGTGCCCCATGCACTGAATGCCGGTGAACAGGCAAAAGGACTGACTTCCCGTTATGCCATTTATGACTATCATATCCGGAAACTCAGGGAGGTAGAGCCTCATATGTATCGTCCGGGTGAAGGTAGTACGCGGGCGGATGTCATGAATCGTACGTATGTTCAGGGACTTATAGGACGTCTTTGTATGTATAATGGTGGTTATGCAACCCGCCGTACCGACCTGGGTGCAGACTTCTATGTGGATGGTAACGGAAAGGTACTTACCTTCGACGATTGGAGTGTGGAAAAGAACGGTGCCATTTACGGACGCCGCAGCGATTGGAAGGATTTGTATGCCATAGCCAAAGAATATCTTCAGGCGATCTATATGAATCCCGGTTCGGTGGTATTACACACAACGGACCCCCGTTCTACAGGTAAGAACGGACAGGAGTATAATAATCCTTACCAGTATATGTTCCAGCAAATGCATGCTGCCGATAATATAACATTGGCTGATGAATCTATCTACGAACTCCCTCACGAATACAATGGCGGGTCTTCCCGTCCGGCTTATATCGGTCGCCCCTCATCGGGTGGTGACGGACAGGCGCCTTGCGTGGCATGTGGACAGGATCGTATCCAGGCACATTTCTACTACGGTTGGTTCGATAATAACGACCTGCGTCGTGACGCTTCTGTGGCCGTAACGGGCAGCACAGGTGGTGGTCAGGAGCTGATGCAGTCATTCGACCGCAGTGCGTGGGGTAAAGGATGTGGCCCGGGTACCAATAAGTGGGACTGGAACCGGATGACTGCTCCTGATACAAAAACATACGGTAATTCCGGCATCAACTTCTCCTATATGCGTATCTCCGATGCTTATCTGATGTTGGCTGAAGTGTGTGCGGCATTGGGCGATGAAGGCAGTGCCAAGACGTACCTTGCCATTGTTCACAACCGGGCATTCCCCGGTAATAACGACCCGAACTTTGAGAAATATATCTCAGATTGTGGCTCTGTGTACAATGCAGTGCTTAAAGAACGTGCCCTGGAATTCAGTGGCGAAGGTGTACGCCGTTTTGACATCATCCGTACCGGTATTCTTCCGGAGGTTGCCGTTGAAAACAGAAAGGTAATGTCGGCTATCATTGAGGGCATACGTCAGGATGGTTACTACACGTTTAAGAATGGCAATCAGATACCTGCCTATATCTGGACGAAGATGGTCGATGCTAAATCCAAGTATGGATATAGACTGACATCACAAACTCCGGCTGATAAGCAAGATGATCCGGTATTGTTCCCAGGATGGCGCGGACAGCATGATGATTGGGGAAGTCTGGTTCCAGCTTATGCAGGCGTGACGATGACGAACGTTGCAATCAAAGGTTTGTTTAAGTATATCGAACCGGGTTCTGCCGAAGCGTTGGCTTTGGAAGCTGATGGATATGTACAGACTCCCTGGGCTATTGATATGTTGAAATATGAGGATTCTTATGCGAAGAAACTCTTTGCCGGTTATACGGATGCCGATTATGCGGCAAAGAATCCGCCCATCCATTTATTGCCGAATACCTATCAGGTATTGCTGAATTCGGGGATTACGAACGGTTATGGTTTTGAGCAGCAGTAA
- a CDS encoding dienelactone hydrolase family protein has translation MVRRCILCMMLGLATSVAALSQHLSGYELEREMPVFLDQLKAELTYPMAWGNSPVKNFKKWRKQARNAVLDAMLAPPPRTTDYRTEVVAEEQRNGYKARKLRFNLTGYSRVNAYMLVPDGEGPFPAVVLLHDHGGHYTIGKEKMIRPFGVSPEVLADADAWAKQCYGGQYVGDYLAAHGYVVISIDAIFWGERGRKEGIDGDKHMAVAGNFMMLGRSWSAFMNYEDMYTTDFLSTLPEVDSKRIGCMGFSMGAYRAWMLSALSDKVKAGVAVCWMVTTDCQFSWEYGKERGGFANMLPGIRRYLDYPHIASIACPKPMFFLNGEHDKLFPPVGVNAAFAEMRKVWESRSAGDKLVTELWDMPHDCGIKVQDAILSFLKKNLAQ, from the coding sequence ATGGTAAGAAGATGTATTCTTTGCATGATGTTAGGGTTGGCTACTTCGGTAGCCGCCCTATCTCAGCATTTATCCGGTTACGAACTGGAAAGAGAGATGCCTGTTTTTCTGGATCAATTGAAAGCAGAGTTGACTTACCCCATGGCTTGGGGAAATAGTCCGGTTAAGAATTTTAAGAAGTGGCGCAAACAGGCACGCAATGCCGTGCTGGATGCCATGCTTGCCCCTCCGCCTCGCACCACCGACTACCGGACCGAGGTCGTAGCCGAAGAGCAGCGGAATGGGTATAAAGCCCGGAAGTTACGTTTCAATCTGACCGGTTATTCTAGGGTGAACGCCTATATGCTGGTGCCCGATGGTGAAGGCCCCTTCCCGGCGGTAGTACTTTTGCATGATCATGGAGGGCATTATACGATTGGTAAGGAGAAAATGATCCGTCCCTTCGGAGTGTCTCCCGAAGTCCTGGCTGATGCCGATGCCTGGGCCAAACAATGCTACGGTGGACAATACGTAGGCGATTATCTGGCTGCACACGGATATGTGGTCATCTCTATTGATGCTATATTCTGGGGAGAACGCGGACGGAAAGAAGGCATCGACGGCGACAAACACATGGCTGTGGCAGGCAACTTCATGATGCTGGGACGCAGTTGGAGTGCTTTCATGAACTACGAAGACATGTATACTACCGACTTTCTGTCTACATTGCCCGAAGTCGACTCCAAACGTATCGGTTGCATGGGCTTTTCGATGGGAGCTTACCGTGCCTGGATGCTTTCGGCACTTTCTGATAAGGTGAAAGCCGGAGTTGCCGTCTGCTGGATGGTGACTACGGACTGCCAGTTCTCATGGGAGTATGGAAAAGAAAGGGGAGGTTTTGCCAATATGTTACCGGGCATCCGTCGTTATCTGGATTATCCGCATATCGCGTCCATCGCCTGTCCCAAACCGATGTTTTTCCTGAACGGGGAGCATGACAAACTCTTTCCTCCGGTAGGAGTGAATGCCGCCTTTGCAGAAATGCGAAAAGTATGGGAAAGCCGTTCCGCAGGCGACAAATTGGTTACGGAACTGTGGGATATGCCTCATGATTGCGGAATAAAGGTACAAGATGCCATTCTGTCTTTTCTGAAAAAGAACTTAGCTCAATGA
- a CDS encoding hybrid sensor histidine kinase/response regulator transcription factor, which yields MRRIGIFLILCVIATDFCFGQLPHTFTQYTSEDGLSQNTIMSILQDDKGVMWFATWDGLYKFDGYTFNNYKAHPGDSIGLSNNRLDNIKEDRYGYIWVQSYNHQVYRFNPRLERFQAIPYDNYLSLDMYVLPCGDVWIITVQNELLHISTHPETHEMKVTDFFKSHQISYSEPIKSIFQDSRENQWILTENGLYRLSRNGNEERLSSYFVAPPEKDKQPFYDALENNHAIYFTSKQGCVYEYNPDNGQFVRQEFPTDSSIKTIRQLKKDKLFIGTASDGFFVYEQSSGNHRHYNTRNYPSLKDNQIKAAYIDTNGEAWIRLNIKGVTHFNPENEQFDHFILQDKYGKDIVDSRPEMYIYEDVNGSLWVHPSGGGLAWYDRKNNRIRPFYNPALQSGWSADNKVTNVFTDKQGNLWLGSYGNGLEKISFNTNHFHLLTAAPDDTEFPGSNVRAVYQDRNGYIWTGNKDKIIRVYDSQWRYVGNLTSAGTISPYSTDRLGIGYSIIQDHEGTIWIGTKGNGLFAARPQEKPLTYHLVQYSADANDVYSLSGNEIYSLHEDRQQRIWIATFEGGINYLERGTDKEAVRFINYRNRLKNYPISQCYRTRFITSDTKGNIWIGSATGLLMCKDYFKEPEEIEFQRYCRISGNANSLSNNDVHNIYFTRKGEMYVATFGGGLNKLLSLEGTEARFQAYTMRDGLPSDVLLSIEEDPHGNLWCATEKELCKFIPSTDKIINYPSRAFPLRISFNEGAALRTESDYLMFNTVKGVLYFFPDSIHTSTYVPPIIFTRLQQAEKTVTPEEGGILTTHIDDTHLLTLPHDKNGFSIQFAALDMKYPGNISYSYKLEGFENNWNNIGNQRTATYTNLPKGHYTLKVRSTNSDGIWVENTRTLDINILPSFWETPWAYSLYVLFILLVIFTATYILFTIFRLKHKVSVEQEISDIKLRFFTNISHELRTPLTLIAGPVEQVLQHGKLNDEEREQLVLVERNTNRMLRLVNQILDFRKIQNKKMKMRVQQIDLIPFIRHIMESFNSLADEHQIDFSMDTEVASLKIWADSDKLEKILFNLLSNAFKYTPQGKQIKVMVQEEEKDVILAVEDQGIGIAENKQKSLFVRFENLVDKNLFNQASTGIGLSLVKELIDMHHGSISIRSKLGEGSCFSIRLQKGKEHFDETVEFILSDYVVSDTSPAYTGNQFSSLTGNEEENLNNEKETILIVEDNQELRFFIRTIFAQYFNVIEAENGNTGLEKSKLYMPDIIISDVMMPEKDGIEMVRELREEMTTSHIPIVMLTAKSTIESKIEGMKLGADDYITKPFSAAYLKARIFNLLEQRKKLQALYCASLLPASTEHPLAGKEETTTPALSPNDQKFMDKVMETIEKHLDNGDLTVEDIAGEVNMSRSVFFKKLKTLTGLSPVEFLREIRMKRAAQLIETEEYNMAQIAYMVGLNDSHYFSKCFKQQYGMTPTEYKESRKQNN from the coding sequence ATGAGAAGAATCGGAATATTTCTAATCCTCTGCGTAATTGCCACCGACTTCTGCTTCGGACAATTACCACATACCTTTACACAATATACCTCAGAAGACGGACTCTCGCAGAATACAATCATGAGCATCCTGCAAGATGACAAAGGAGTGATGTGGTTCGCTACCTGGGACGGTCTCTACAAATTTGACGGATATACATTTAACAACTATAAAGCCCATCCGGGCGACAGCATCGGATTGAGCAACAACCGCCTGGACAATATTAAAGAAGACAGATACGGATATATCTGGGTACAAAGCTACAATCACCAGGTCTATCGTTTCAATCCGCGGCTTGAACGGTTCCAGGCTATCCCTTACGACAACTATCTGTCTCTGGACATGTATGTGCTTCCATGTGGAGACGTATGGATAATTACCGTACAAAATGAGTTACTTCATATCTCCACCCATCCGGAAACACATGAAATGAAAGTCACAGACTTCTTCAAGTCCCATCAAATTTCATACTCAGAACCTATCAAGTCTATCTTTCAGGATAGCCGGGAGAACCAATGGATTCTTACCGAGAACGGATTATACCGCCTGAGTCGTAACGGGAATGAAGAGAGACTGTCTTCTTACTTCGTCGCTCCTCCGGAAAAGGACAAACAGCCCTTTTACGATGCACTGGAGAATAACCATGCCATCTACTTCACTTCCAAACAAGGATGTGTATACGAATACAATCCGGATAACGGCCAGTTTGTAAGACAAGAGTTCCCTACCGATTCGTCTATCAAAACAATCCGCCAACTCAAAAAGGACAAGCTATTCATCGGCACAGCCAGCGACGGGTTCTTTGTATATGAACAAAGTTCCGGAAACCATCGTCACTATAATACCCGGAATTATCCTTCATTAAAGGACAATCAGATCAAAGCAGCCTATATCGATACCAACGGTGAAGCATGGATACGCCTCAACATCAAAGGAGTGACGCACTTCAATCCTGAAAACGAGCAGTTCGATCACTTCATTCTGCAAGACAAGTACGGCAAAGATATCGTCGATTCCCGGCCGGAAATGTATATATACGAGGATGTCAACGGTTCTTTATGGGTACATCCTTCGGGAGGAGGACTTGCCTGGTATGACCGTAAGAACAACCGGATACGTCCGTTTTACAATCCGGCCCTGCAATCGGGCTGGAGCGCTGACAATAAGGTGACCAATGTATTTACTGATAAACAGGGCAATTTATGGCTCGGTTCGTATGGAAACGGACTGGAGAAGATCTCTTTCAATACCAATCATTTCCATTTGCTTACCGCCGCCCCGGATGATACGGAATTCCCGGGAAGTAACGTCCGTGCCGTTTACCAGGACCGCAACGGATATATATGGACGGGCAATAAAGACAAAATAATACGTGTCTACGACAGCCAATGGCGCTATGTGGGCAACCTTACGTCTGCAGGGACTATTTCCCCCTACAGCACGGACCGGTTAGGAATAGGCTACTCCATCATACAAGATCATGAAGGCACCATCTGGATAGGCACCAAAGGCAACGGACTATTCGCCGCCAGGCCTCAGGAGAAGCCCCTGACTTATCATCTCGTTCAGTACAGTGCCGACGCAAACGATGTATACAGTCTGAGCGGCAATGAGATCTACAGTCTGCATGAAGACCGGCAGCAACGGATATGGATTGCCACATTCGAAGGTGGCATCAACTATCTGGAACGGGGAACAGACAAAGAAGCAGTCCGTTTCATCAACTACCGAAACCGGCTAAAGAATTATCCTATCAGTCAATGCTACCGTACGCGTTTCATCACCTCCGACACCAAAGGGAATATATGGATAGGCAGCGCCACAGGATTACTGATGTGCAAGGACTATTTCAAAGAACCGGAAGAGATAGAATTCCAACGTTACTGCCGTATTTCGGGGAATGCCAACAGCCTCAGCAACAACGACGTGCACAACATCTATTTCACCCGGAAAGGCGAAATGTACGTGGCCACCTTCGGAGGCGGACTCAATAAGTTGCTCTCACTGGAGGGCACTGAAGCCCGCTTTCAGGCCTACACCATGAGAGACGGACTTCCTTCGGATGTATTGCTGTCCATCGAAGAAGACCCGCACGGCAACTTGTGGTGCGCTACAGAGAAAGAGCTGTGCAAGTTTATTCCTTCCACGGATAAAATAATAAACTACCCTTCCAGAGCTTTCCCCCTACGAATCAGTTTCAATGAGGGGGCGGCCCTGCGAACAGAGTCCGATTATCTGATGTTCAACACCGTGAAAGGTGTCCTCTACTTCTTTCCGGATTCCATCCATACAAGTACATACGTTCCTCCTATCATCTTCACCCGCCTGCAACAGGCCGAGAAGACGGTGACTCCCGAAGAAGGCGGCATACTGACCACCCACATCGATGATACGCACCTCCTGACCCTGCCTCACGATAAGAATGGATTCAGCATCCAGTTTGCCGCCCTGGACATGAAGTATCCCGGCAACATCTCCTATTCCTACAAACTGGAAGGCTTTGAAAATAACTGGAACAATATCGGCAACCAGCGAACCGCCACTTACACCAACCTTCCGAAAGGGCATTACACCCTGAAAGTCCGCTCTACAAACAGCGACGGCATCTGGGTGGAGAACACGCGTACACTGGACATCAACATACTTCCCTCCTTCTGGGAGACACCGTGGGCATATTCCCTGTACGTGCTATTCATCTTATTGGTCATTTTTACAGCCACCTATATCCTCTTCACCATCTTCAGGCTGAAGCATAAGGTATCCGTCGAACAGGAGATTTCAGATATAAAGCTACGTTTCTTCACAAACATATCGCACGAACTGCGTACACCGCTGACGCTGATTGCCGGTCCCGTAGAGCAAGTCCTGCAACACGGCAAGCTGAATGATGAGGAACGGGAACAGTTGGTGCTGGTAGAGCGAAACACGAACAGGATGCTAAGGCTCGTCAATCAGATTCTGGACTTCCGCAAGATACAGAACAAGAAGATGAAGATGAGGGTGCAACAGATTGACCTGATCCCTTTCATCCGCCACATTATGGAAAGCTTCAACAGCCTTGCCGATGAACACCAGATTGATTTCAGTATGGATACGGAAGTCGCTAGCCTCAAGATATGGGCGGACTCTGACAAGTTGGAAAAGATATTGTTCAACCTGTTATCGAACGCTTTCAAATATACTCCCCAAGGGAAACAGATCAAAGTGATGGTGCAGGAAGAAGAAAAGGATGTGATTCTTGCCGTGGAAGACCAGGGAATAGGAATTGCGGAGAATAAGCAAAAGTCCCTCTTCGTCCGCTTCGAGAATTTAGTGGATAAGAACCTCTTCAACCAGGCCAGCACCGGTATCGGCCTTTCATTAGTGAAAGAATTGATCGATATGCATCACGGCAGCATCAGCATCCGGAGCAAACTTGGAGAAGGGAGTTGCTTCAGCATCAGATTGCAGAAAGGAAAGGAACACTTCGACGAAACCGTTGAATTCATCCTGTCCGACTACGTGGTAAGTGATACCTCACCGGCATACACCGGAAATCAGTTCTCTTCTCTCACCGGAAACGAAGAGGAGAACCTGAACAATGAAAAAGAAACTATCCTGATAGTGGAAGATAACCAGGAATTACGCTTCTTCATAAGGACCATCTTTGCCCAGTACTTCAATGTTATAGAAGCGGAAAATGGTAATACCGGACTGGAAAAGAGTAAGTTGTATATGCCAGATATCATCATCAGCGACGTTATGATGCCCGAAAAGGATGGTATAGAAATGGTGCGCGAACTGCGGGAAGAGATGACCACAAGCCATATTCCCATCGTTATGCTGACGGCCAAGTCGACCATCGAAAGCAAGATAGAAGGCATGAAGCTGGGAGCGGACGATTACATCACAAAGCCCTTCAGCGCCGCCTACCTGAAAGCACGCATTTTCAATCTGCTTGAACAGCGCAAGAAGTTACAGGCATTGTATTGCGCCAGTCTGTTGCCTGCATCCACCGAACACCCCCTGGCAGGGAAAGAGGAAACCACCACTCCGGCCCTTTCGCCCAACGACCAGAAGTTTATGGATAAAGTGATGGAAACCATAGAGAAGCATCTGGATAACGGTGACCTTACAGTGGAAGACATTGCCGGCGAAGTAAACATGAGCCGCTCCGTATTCTTCAAGAAACTGAAGACACTGACCGGTTTATCTCCCGTTGAGTTCCTGAGAGAAATACGCATGAAGCGGGCAGCTCAACTCATAGAGACAGAAGAGTATAATATGGCTCAGATAGCCTATATGGTGGGACTGAATGACTCGCATTACTTCAGCAAGTGCTTCAAGCAGCAATATGGAATGACACCGACTGAATACAAGGAAAGCCGAAAGCAAAACAATTAA
- a CDS encoding dienelactone hydrolase family protein, whose amino-acid sequence MKRITTTFLIVLSGHLSMIAQTDTTAYGIVKNMPVFYEQLKQQLTYPAAWGNSPIRKFDKWRAQARETLLECMQILPPAPTDYAMTVIATEQRNGYKAQKILFNVSEWCRVPAYLLVPDGDGPFPAVVMLHDHGAHFSIGKEKMVRPFDVSDEIIADADNWATGCYDGQYTGDYFAEHGYVVLSIDALFWGERGRKEGVNYDGQQALASNFLQMGSSWGAFINMDDARSAEFVASLPFVDKDKVGCVGFSMGAYRSWMLSAITDCIKVSASICWMNTTEYLMTLTNNQNKGGSAYSMLIPNLRRYLDYPHTASIACPKPTLFFNGSRDKLFPVEGVKDAYSTMQAVWQSQKAADRLVTKIWEEKHFFNKEMQKETLEFFNKWLK is encoded by the coding sequence ATGAAACGCATTACAACCACTTTCCTGATTGTTCTCTCCGGACATCTCAGTATGATTGCTCAAACCGATACCACCGCATATGGTATTGTCAAAAACATGCCGGTCTTCTATGAGCAATTGAAACAGCAGCTCACTTATCCGGCAGCGTGGGGAAACTCCCCTATCCGCAAGTTTGATAAATGGCGTGCCCAAGCACGGGAAACCCTACTGGAGTGTATGCAGATTTTGCCTCCCGCCCCTACCGATTATGCCATGACGGTAATCGCTACCGAACAGCGCAACGGATACAAGGCTCAAAAAATACTATTTAACGTATCGGAGTGGTGTCGTGTTCCCGCCTACCTGTTGGTACCGGACGGTGACGGTCCCTTTCCGGCAGTCGTCATGCTGCACGATCATGGCGCGCACTTCTCTATCGGCAAGGAGAAAATGGTACGCCCGTTCGATGTAAGCGATGAAATCATAGCGGACGCCGACAATTGGGCAACAGGTTGCTACGACGGACAATATACAGGAGACTATTTTGCCGAACACGGTTATGTGGTACTTTCCATCGATGCCTTGTTCTGGGGTGAACGTGGCAGAAAGGAAGGGGTGAACTATGACGGACAACAAGCGTTAGCTTCCAACTTCCTGCAAATGGGAAGTTCGTGGGGAGCGTTTATCAATATGGATGATGCGCGAAGCGCGGAGTTCGTGGCCTCACTGCCGTTTGTGGATAAAGATAAAGTAGGATGCGTAGGTTTCTCCATGGGAGCCTACCGTTCCTGGATGCTCTCCGCCATCACCGACTGCATAAAAGTCTCCGCCTCCATTTGCTGGATGAACACCACCGAATACCTGATGACACTCACCAACAACCAAAACAAAGGCGGATCAGCTTATTCCATGCTGATACCGAACCTGCGCCGCTATCTGGATTATCCTCATACGGCAAGCATCGCCTGCCCGAAACCCACCCTGTTTTTCAATGGAAGTCGGGACAAGTTGTTTCCGGTAGAAGGTGTTAAAGATGCGTACAGCACCATGCAGGCTGTCTGGCAGAGTCAGAAGGCTGCCGACCGCCTCGTTACCAAGATATGGGAAGAGAAACACTTCTTCAATAAGGAAATGCAGAAAGAGACTTTGGAGTTTTTCAATAAATGGCTGAAATAA